Within Aricia agestis chromosome Z, ilAriAges1.1, whole genome shotgun sequence, the genomic segment CCTATAGTAGCTACTACTATTCACTAATGCTTGGCTGACATCAAAACATTAACCAACAACACTGAAATAGATagactcctgtcaaaaaaccctCGAAACTGAACATCACAGACTTTTAGagaacactagctgtcccggcaacgtagttttgccatataaagtatttcgattttcgtccattttatttttattgaggtgaataaataagtatggcaccaatcgcaacatccatcgctatcccgtcgcacaaacaaacatggtcgccgtcagtctggagttgtagtaatttactattatttatttaacaaaatatgtacttatcaatataaaaagtagccagtagccgattctcagacctactgaatatgcatataaaatttggtaaaaatcagtaaagccgtttcggaggagtacggtaactaacattgtgacacgagaattttatatacagtgtgtaacaacaataagtgataatactttagtgtgtgtacgtgtatcttgtagagagtttactgtgaaagtagcagcgctgaaagacgaaaaatttttttcgcttttgtatgggcaaaggcccgagcggcacgagtttccccatacaaaagtgaaaaaattttttggtctttcagggctgctactttcacagtgaactctctacaaggaacacgtacacatcctaaagtattatcacttatttttgttacacactgtataaggagattaatgtaataattattgtacaatttataatattagtaggataccTACCTGTTAGCTTCATCTCTCAAGTTACATTAATATCTTTTTACTCAACAGATGATTACAATAGATGTATCACTTTTCACCTTTCTGCACCAGAAGCCTTGTCATGTAATGACATATAGTGTTACATTGTATAATACTGTTACATGTGCATTATGTACGACGCCCAAGGGAGTTATATTTCAATCATGATGATGCTGTGACAGTGGCTATCGAAGTACCTCCGAACATATTGTATTGTAACCGTGTAACGTATAGGTGTTACGGAGAAATGATATAAATTGTATTATCAGAGaaatgattcataggcaaaGGGCGAACCTGCGTACATTGGTCGAAGTCATAAGTCTACCcgcagtgccggttttagcactaacAGCGCCCTGGGTAAAATTTTTTTGGCACCCTGCGCACCCAGGgtgctattttttttaatgaaataagggggcaaacgagcaaacctgatggaaagcaacttccgtcgcccatggacactcgcaacatcagacgagctgcaggtgcgttgccggccttttaggagggaatagggtaataggggaggtggGTAAAATTTCTTTGGCACCCTGGGTGcgcagggttttttttaatgaaataaggggcaatcgagcaaacctgatggaaagcaacttccgtcgcccatggacactcgcaacatcagacgagctgcaggtgcgttgcgggccttttaggagggaatagagtaataggagagggtagcgaagggaagggaatagggtagggtaggaaagggaatagggtaggggtttgggcctccggtaaacttactcactcggcgaaacacagcgcaagcgctgtttcacgccggttttctgtgagagcgtggtatttctccggtcaagccggcccattcgtgccgaagcatggctctcccacgtgtagcTGGTAGTGCAAAATAAgcggcgcccctttttatccggcgccctaaGCGTTCGCCTAATGTCGCCGATTTGTCGTCGCGAATTTgccgataaaatatgccatacatcaaaACATGAAAGGCTCGGAAATAAAAGTTACCTTTTAAGTACCAAGAGAAAATAATTGAAGTAAGCAACAGCCCTGTAACACGATCTTTATGCTCTGGTATCACTTTTGTGACTCAAAGATGACTGATGTCTGACACCGCCTGACGAAATGCCTGATTAAAGTGTGAAAGCGGGACAAGCAGGTAAACACTTTCATATTTCAAGAGTAAGGATACGCGAGGAttgcaaaaaatctatattaCGCAATATGAAATCTTAGAACCTCAAACTTGCGAAATTCTCGGTAACCAAACTTCCAAGAATTTTAAAACTGACTCCCAAAAAAGGAGGAGACTCTatgataagtattatatttaaatatattttttagaaattatgTAGACTGATGTTATACAGTATATATATCATAATGTTCAAGTTAATTTATAACACGAAGTTTATTTTGATAAGTAAACGTTGGCTTCTCTGTACAGCTTCCATTTAAATACACTGTATAACACATGCCTACAAAAAATCAATTCTTACCTTTTAAAATGCAATAGGACACAATCAATatactaggtatattatttCGAGTATATCCGACATATAGAATTTAGTTACGAGTAAAATCGACATCGAAAAGTGTATTGCTCTAGAGATGATTATTATACTACCTTTAATACCTTTACCTTTCTACTGTCTCTATAAATTTTAACCAAATGAGTTCCGATGTTAGGGATTTGAAAGGCacgatattaaataatatttataatattgtaaatgcgaaagtctgtcttttTATATGCCTGACTGTCTGTGTGTCTGCTCCCTTATCAAGTTTAATCCGCTAGActgttttaatgaaatttgagaCCCTGGTTCTTGCTAGACATTTCCTtagataggatagtttttggaacgaagttccttatcgtggcgtaaatctgaaggttAGACATAACGATATTTGACTTTGATTTAaactcgacactttttattagtatcgGGGGTGTCACTCCGCCGTTCCGCCGGCGAGCTACAAGTACATACGAGACTCCCCGACCGCGCCGGGGCGATTCAATGGTTGCCGCGAACTGACTCGTGGCGGACGCGGGCGCCTCTTACGCAgcgtcatattttaatattttaattggcaaaatttatcaaaagaaaaaaatactgcATTGCAGCCGATTGTTGGACCATAAGAAAAAAGGCAAATTTATATATCTACTGTCATGGTACCTATATctgtgacaataataatattactaaatatacacacaaatgttttatacttaattataataaatatgcttaTTTAAAATAGGTGGTAGGTGGTAGCTGCATatacttacattatacataataatataatccatacctAATTACCTACATCAAAAGAAAATCAGTTGTCGTGTCTGTGTAAACTGATTTGTATGTTCGGTATTCATTTACCATTTTCATTGAACAGTTTCCGTATGTATACCTTGCgtggtatttatacttatttgatttAGACAACCCTATTTTCGGAATATAGTCAACAACACACACAAGGTGTGGAATAAAGTCGACCTTCGCACAGCGCCAGAGAGCTCAATGTCGGCTGCTCGCGTGCGGTCCGttgttaataatacttatgtaggAACATAAATCGGCGACATTTGTGAACATCAAAGCAGTGGGACTTCTGTACttatactattatctattctgtgttaGTAACTGCATTTTAGGAGCaaagggcgttgatagtaagtattcctgtgcgtcaactagatggcgttatttttaaaataaacagcgacgcgttgttattattcctgggcgtcaatagctggcattgtttttaatatttttttgagtgtataaatgtatacaggttttttgaacataagaaactTCGtccccttgacacctctcaagtttttcgccaaaatgtacggttcccgcgcaccATAAGAATTACGGTGCAACAAAGTTGCAGGCAACGtaagttatttttaaccgacttccaaaaaggaggaggttattacGGCTGTAATATTAAGTCTAATATAACCTACAGTGATCTCGTGACCTCTTGTTCTACTGGTAGTTGGCATTTACTTTTGACACTGACCTCCTAATTCTCACACAATTATCACATCGTAATTCACATTCctagcaaaaatattaacataactgttataataaacaaaagGACAGGTTTTCCTGCGAATTCCTTCGTAGACTCCATAAAAAGTCCctgtaaaattatatatattttatacaaaacatATTAAATTTGATGTTTTATGACTCATTTTATTTGGACctattagtacataatattatacattatacacgaacaccagtatataatattaggtatccTAGCTAACTGCATGGGAAATATTAGCGCTGGTTTGTTAAGACCTCAAACCACACAGAAAAcacataaatacaataattttgcaAGTTCTGACAATTATATGAGTTGTACTAACAACGCTCAAGGTATTTAGTCAactgtattcgataatttcgacagcGATTTAAGGTAATGTATGAAATTCTTtgtgactagatgacgcccgcaactccgttgcgccaaaattcgtttatcgcgcggttaccgtacatttttccgggataaaaagtatcctaaataataaaataaaaagtatcctaagtatttcaaagtatcttcatagttcatagcaaatttcagcataatcggttcagcggtttgggcgctaagaggtaacagacagacagacaaacagataaacagacaggcacactttaatagcaatacttagggcctgattcaccactttctgataaagtgcctgataggctattcacaacttttttggcagattgtccatacttgatctgtcaagttatttggtggatagccttatcaggaagtgatgaaacaggcacttaacataatattagtcaGGATTTAACATAACATATCGCAAGAGCCATTTCACTTAACGATGCGTTTACTATACCTTTTCGATTGCGCTGTAGAAATTATCCAAAGATCGGATAAAACTTAACTAAGTGCCCATCACCCGATTGGCCGATAGATACTGAATCGATGAAACCACATAGACCCGTACAAATACGGATAAGTCCAAAAAGGATAATTATGTCACGTTTAAAGGGGACTTAATTTTATACTTCCAATTGTTCATCCTTATTTTACTTCTGACATAGGGACATAGGgattatttttaactagtagGTACAGAGGCAAATACACGCTTGTcaacttttattttttcttacatAATCCccttttacttatatttttgcgTGCACCAAAATTTGCTAAACCAGTTTAGATGATATTGCAATaccgataataattattaatgtatttaaatCGTACAAATATTATACCCGATTACGTAAAATATGCAATCTCATTAGTCGTTACTCGTTAGTcattactttttagggttccgtacccaaagggtaaaaacaagACTGAGACTTCCATgtctgtgcgtctgtctgtggctctcaagaaccgctatagctagacctgattctgaaattttcacagatgatttgttgccgctataacaacaaatactaaaaacaaaataaaattaatatttaagtggggctcccatacaacaaacgtgtttttgtttggccttttttgctcgtaaataatggtaacaggctaacagctaggcacttgaaattttcacaaaatcctggcttttttgctcgttatctataatggaaacaggtaggcacttgaaataatattcagaaaatctttaattaagtatattcgtaatttaatattttataaattaaaataaaataaataattcggggggctcccatacaaaaaaacagtatttttttgttcaaacgtttaacggtacggaacacttcgtgcgtgagtccgactcgcacttgaccgattttttaaacTTGTTATCAAGTTGTATGAATAATTGCTGAATATAATTATCCTACATAACATACGTTTAACATTTTGGTTATAACATTTCATGTAAAGTTAATGTGACAGTTAGacactaaaattaaatattatctgaGTTAActgaaaatgtaaattttactGTATTCCGTTGCAATTATTTCTTTATTCTGATCATTCTTTAATAATTtctgttataagttataacttataagtaacatttaaatagagaatattacgcaaagtatataataacccgaccaaaatccgacaaaGAGTAAGAGCCCGCGAAGGCCAGATTACTCTATATCGGATTTTccttcgtttcgtaaagctgaaagttcacCTGTTTTTGACctttatagaggtaagaacgaccagcagcTACGGAGTTTCGgccgcggttactttaggaggtatccagttctgaaggtgtACCTGACCTTCGaaaaagagtaaagctcaactTCATACCTTATATTCTTCACGGTAAGTGGGGGAATCTCGTGTTCCATTGCTGGACATTTTTAACAGTTGCTTCCCCCCTAAACTTTCTTAAAGTAGTTTTGAGGGAGTCTAGCAGTGGGaaggaactgtcaaaaatgtacgAAATGAAGAAAGGTTTGGCCCTCGCGGGCTCTTGGTCCAATATGTTGCACGCAGGTAGCagaattaaaattttttttggcaAGCTACTTTTTCTCTTTCAACTCGACTGCCACCTATACAACATTGTtcttgtatcgcccaaaggttgactggtagataatgccattaGGCATTATgtccacctttgtacctatatgtgcataaagtttataaataaataaaaataaatattgacagaCAGAATCGTTATCAGACGTCGAACTAAACTTATTTCTTACATTCCTGGTGCTCTAGGATGctgcgtgaaaacattgcagcaaTAAATCCTGGTAGCATTATAACCTATACTGAGTTCCATACACGTTTAGTTCAAAGCGAAttgaaacatatattttttttatgaaataagggggcaaacgagcaaacgggtcacctgatggaaagcaacttccgtcgcccatggacactcgcagcatcagaagagctgcaggtgcgttgccggccttttagaggcaatagggtaataggggagggtagggatgggaaggaaagggaataggggagggtagcaaaagggaatagggtaggggattgggcctccggtaaactcactcactcggcgaaacacagcgcaagcgctgtttcacgccggttttctgtgagaacgtgatatttctccggtcgagccggcccattcgtgccgaagcatggctctcccacgtataaataataactaaatacacaggcctacaaattacaatggatTTTTCCTATACGCATTGCACCAACTCTATGTAGCTTGGGCTTTGGCTATTTTGTCaaagaaaacaataatttttgtttgaaGTTCTATTTCCCCCTGGCTTTATTTTAGAAATACAacattaggtatattattactCCAACCTTTAATGAAATACAACTTTTACATTTATCGAAGTTGTGAGGCAAACTTTTTCACTTTTAATCTGTGTCATAAGTTATACGCTTCAATACATTTACTGGCtgacccggcaacgttgttttgccatattagcCATTTCTagtttcaatataaaaagtagataaaaacctattctcaggcctttTCAGGTTTTGAagaagttcgcgcacaaacactgtgacacgagaattttatatattaaaaaactagctgaccggacaaacgttatttttcaaaattacgTTATTTCACATTATTTCGagtatgaaaacaaaatatgttcacCATTCTTAGACTAAATCCTGTAACAAAATTTCATCGAAGACGATCCTGTTGTTTCTGAGGAGTTTAGCAACTTTATGTAGAGCCTGCGTCACAATCTACTTCATTGACCTCTCAGCAgaagttatttataaatttgCCGTAAGTATTAGGGCATGTTTCATCACTTTCTGGGAAAGTGCCGAAAttcacaaattttttgacagattctccatactggatctgtcaagttaattgttggatagcctattcgtcacttatcaggaaatagtgaaacagacccttagtatattatatatacagcataactggtgagacatgttcaataggTCAATTTGAACATGTGTGTATGTTAATCGCAATTATCATGGTTAGCTATCCTGGCTAAAGAATtgcttttaagaggatacaacaggggctagagaaatgaaaaaaagtacgtgtaatatctatagctgtctcccttacctcaagcctataccgcagaacgcgatagagacaactgcagaaaatccagaaaatcaacgattcgttgtcccctgattccttctctaaaacttaaccgatttaagtacttttttcattaaagattaaaaaaaggcttgagctgtgttcctatgttttgctttttttgtataatctagccaaatctgttttctggacgtttgaacacagcggaaaatctgaccatttttttgggtttttgaacgttcatatcttatttaataattaaattatgaaaaaaaagaaaacatttagtggccgtagatatttaggaaaaaaattataactttacgagcattatccagggaggaaacaggggacaacgtttgtatggaaaaaagggcggtgtggactcctcttaatcctgtaagcataataattatcataatacgCCTTTCAAGATCCCGTTTCAATACAGAAATGTTAACATCTTCCTCGCGTAAGAGTTTAAATTCGATTTAAATACCTTGTTTGGTATTCACTCACGATGTGACGGAATCCCTTGTGTAAATTTCAAGCTTTCAGGCGGCGCTGCGGCGTGAACCCTAAATCCTGATcgatatattaaaattacaagCGCCTTCTCCTCCCTAAGGATGTATATTTTCTTGGATATTGTATTTTCTgtatattacatttaaattcTCGAAATTCTCAAGTCGGTGGCTTCAATGGTACTGTGTAAAGCAGAGATTTTCAACAAGTGAATTATTTTACTCTGTAAAAAATGGCTGAGAAGTTGACACCGACCCAAAGATTACCAATACCACAAAATTTTGCGTTAAACGCCTATTGTCAGCCGCTAATGACGAGAAGGTAAAGGACGTACATTCTCTTAATCAGCGGCAGAGGATAGTTAAAACACTAAACGGCGAGCGCAGTATTTTCAACCGTAAGTACGCGAGTGCGAAGTATTGCGGTGCAGCGAGCGAGCGGCGGTCAGTAAGGCAACAGGTCGAATGCGTCGGCCGGACCTCGACGAAAAGAAAGGACCGTATACTTGTTAAATAATGACGATAGTTGCACGTTACCGAGTGAAATGCTCGCAGGGATGGTGTTGTGCGAGATGAGCACTTTAGTATTTAAGAGCGGGTCGGCCAGTGAATGTCATCAGTCAAACCGAGCTCACCCATACAAGAACATCTCCTAGAGTTGAGGTTTTGACGTAGCAGTAGTCTTTAACGCAGACGGGCCAAACCAAGCTCAATATGCGCGCTTTTCTGGTGAGTTTGCTGGGCGTATATTCTCGAAGTACCTAGTTAGGGCAATTATTGAAATAGTCCACAAATTTCAGACTTAAGTGATTAAAGTGAAGTGTATCGTGAATTTAAAATGTGCTTGTGCCTGTGTTAATTCGTTTCAGTGGATTAAAACGAAGGAATAAATGTTTAtacatgtaaaaaaatattcaatatctaCGGGAATAAAATACTAGGGCATGACCCAATTGATTCATCATCAAGCAATCGGTTTTAATATCAATttgaattttcatatttttctgtCTAAAGTTTCTTTGAGTGTCTACttcatattttatattggaTACTGTACAATCGTGTAGAAAACAACGTACATGTTTAAATTACAAACggttaacataatattcatattcaGTTCGATTCTCTTTGCGTAACGGTGGAACCACTTCTACTCAAATTTCATACATAAAACGTACGTTACGACATATTATTGTCATTCCTTACAGGTTCGACAAAATCAGAAAGATACCCTTTCGCTATTTCGATGTGCGCTAGATATACCAATTATACTTatacctaaaaaataaaattggagtgtctgtttgtaatgttgaaagaaccgtttttttatgaatctatatacgatacatacaccaaaacagcattttttacaatttttgtctgtctgtctgtttgttccggctaatctctgaaacggctggagctattttgccgggacttttttggtagatagctgatgtagtaaggtgtaacttaggctactttttaaccgacttccaaaaaggaggaggttatatttttactcttttcatattttttagcggcctatccatctttgtttttatactatgttgacgcggacgaagtcgcgggcaacagataGTGTATACCTAAACTTTTTCATATCTTTCAAAAGACATTTTTAATACTCAACTGATCCCTACATAAGTAAGCTTAAATTCTAGCTAAAGATGAAAGCTCTCGTCGATTACATTTTAATCCTACGCTTCTTTGTGGTAATTAGAAAGAGtgtttgtttttagtaaaatgtacacaaaatacaaTCCCTTGAAATATTATTCATtccagaatatgaattattccCACAATCATTTTCGTCGAAAAAACCATAATCCATCTTTTATTACGTCCTTTAGTATTAAGCTCTATTAAGCGCTTCATTCACGCCTGATTAGGTAGAGGCATTATACTTAAAGCCCAACGAACATTTCAGCCATTGTAATCAGGTACATATTTCCTCATCAAACTACCATTAAAAGGGACAAAGGAAATACACCGCTACGGAAATATAATTACTTCTAATACCAGATTTAAATCTGAGTATATGTtgcataatatttccttttaGAAATGTATAATTATGACGTAAGATTTTGGTTTAGCCAATTCTATCGCGTTCTAGTTCTACAAAAACGGTTTCGTAACATATCAATTTTACGTAATACGATATTGTTAATGAGCTGGTGTATTTCCAGGTACTAGCCTGCGTGGCGCTCGCCTACGGCCGCCCCGAGCCCCCGGTGGGCTACAGCTACCCTTCGCCCTCGGCCAGCTACGGAGCCCCCCTCGGCGGACACGGCGGCATCTCATCCGGCAGCCTCTCCCTCGGAGGTCATTCCTCCGGCATCTCCCTAGGAGGTCACTCTTCCGGCATCTCCCTAGGAGGTCACTCCTCCGGTATCTCCCTAGGAGGTCACTCCTCCGGCATCTCCCTAGGCGGCATCTCCGGCGGACACTCTTCCGGTGGCCTGATCTCCGGTGGACACTCCTCCGGCGGACTCATCTCCGGCGGTAGCTTCGGCAGCGGCATCAGCGGCATCGGCGGAGGTTTCGGTGGCGACGCCGGCTTCGGCGGAGGTTTCGGCGGCGGCTTCTCAGGCGCTCCCATCGTCCAGAAACACATCTACGTCCACGTTCCTCCCCCAGAACCCGAGGAGCAGAGGATTCCCCGCGTCTACTCCGTCGCCGCTCCCCAGAAGCACTACAAGATTATCTTCATCAAGGCCCCATCCCCTCCTGCCCCCGTCAGCCCCATCATCCCCGTCCAGCCCCAGAACGAGGAGAAGACCCTCGTGTACGTCCTAGTCAAGAAGCCCGAGGAGCAGCCCGACATCGTGATCCCGACAGCCGCGCCCACCCAGCCCTCGAAACCCGAGGTCTACTTCATCAAGTACCAGACCCAGAAGGAGGGCGGCATCGGCGGCGGCGCTATCGGCGGCTCGGGTATCGACGGTGGTGCTATCGGCGGTGGCTCGATCGGCGGTGACGTCCTCGGCGGCGGCTCTCTCGGCGGCGGCTCTCTCGGTGGCGGCGACATCGGTATCGGCGGCGGCTCCGGCATCGACGGCGGCCTCATcagcggcagcggcagcggcggtCACGGCGGCATCGAGGTATCAGACTCCTCGGAGGGCGGGCACGGCGCCACCAGCACCCAGTACGGCCCCCCCGGCCACGTCGCCGGACCCCTCCACTAAACGGTCCCTAGATGCAGGTGGTAGGATAACTGACAGTATTTATTGCTAAGCGATTTTAATATGCACGATTCGAATGCTACGACTGAAAAATTTAGGATCTTTGGACGTGTCTAGATCATAAGATAGAGTTGCTAACGACTGTGTTCTTGTTCTGTTTGCAATGTTATCTTACGATTTCGATAGAGTTCTTTATTAGAGATATTTATGAAGCTATCTGCCACCTGCGAGCCGATGAGCACTTGTACATAGATGATTACGCTCGTCTGCATTTCATTATCACCATGTGATCACTAATTGTTCATCACCGTTTTAAGTTGACTTGTTATTAGTGCACGATGTTATATGTTGTATGAATGTTGTGTGGGTATACGATCGTGCGGGGCGCGTTGTAGCATCCTCCCACGGTCGTATGCTCATTTCGAAGGTACTGCGACTGTTATGTATAAAAtagctttttatttttgtaataaaaaacatGATGCAATCgattttgtttaatattgtaGCCTTGGAAGTTAAGGTTCCTTTCTTTTTCGAATGGGATTGCGATGAAATCGTTGCGGCGGGCAGTCCTCTTGGATGGGCGATTGCGCAACGAGTAAAGGCGTATTTAGTGTAAAGTGAGAGGACGGCCGCACTC encodes:
- the LOC121738708 gene encoding keratin, type I cytoskeletal 9-like; the protein is MRAFLVLACVALAYGRPEPPVGYSYPSPSASYGAPLGGHGGISSGSLSLGGHSSGISLGGHSSGISLGGHSSGISLGGHSSGISLGGISGGHSSGGLISGGHSSGGLISGGSFGSGISGIGGGFGGDAGFGGGFGGGFSGAPIVQKHIYVHVPPPEPEEQRIPRVYSVAAPQKHYKIIFIKAPSPPAPVSPIIPVQPQNEEKTLVYVLVKKPEEQPDIVIPTAAPTQPSKPEVYFIKYQTQKEGGIGGGAIGGSGIDGGAIGGGSIGGDVLGGGSLGGGSLGGGDIGIGGGSGIDGGLISGSGSGGHGGIEVSDSSEGGHGATSTQYGPPGHVAGPLH